Proteins encoded within one genomic window of Streptomyces sp. NBC_01314:
- a CDS encoding aldehyde dehydrogenase, protein MPAALAHDDLLRRAKELDLPDQHHIDGVDEPGGGASFAVVSPRDGQVLVEVADARSAEVDLAVAAARRAFDSGPWPRLAPADRGRILLRVAELLEERREELALTITLEMGKPFREAHDIELRAAINTFRWYGQLADKLTDESPHTSPDALALVTREPTGVVGAVVPWNFPLTLASWKVAPALAAGCTVVLKPSENSPLSALLLGRIATEAGLPPGVLNVVTGDGPTAGRAIGLHPDVDVLAFTGSTAVGRHFLRYAADSNLKRVWLELGGKSPNIILPDAPDLEKAAATAAWGIFFNQGEMCTAPSRLLVHSSVAERVTEAIVARARELRVGDPLDPATEMGALVRGAHLERVLGHIGTGVAEGARLRAGGERTLTDTGGSYLRPTVFDRVDPGMRLAREEIFGPVLSVLTFDDLDEAVRLANDTEYGLAAGLWTSDLSTAHQVSRALRAGTVWVNCYEEGDLTVPFGGMRQSGNGRDKSAHAIEKYTELKTTWIQL, encoded by the coding sequence ATGCCCGCCGCCCTCGCCCACGACGACCTGCTCCGTCGCGCCAAGGAACTGGATCTGCCCGACCAGCACCACATCGACGGGGTGGACGAGCCGGGCGGGGGCGCCTCCTTCGCCGTCGTGTCACCCCGTGACGGTCAGGTCCTCGTCGAGGTCGCCGACGCGCGGAGCGCCGAGGTCGACCTGGCCGTGGCCGCCGCCCGCCGCGCCTTCGACTCGGGCCCCTGGCCCCGCCTGGCACCCGCCGACCGAGGCCGGATCCTGCTCCGCGTCGCCGAACTCCTGGAGGAGCGGCGGGAGGAGCTCGCCCTGACCATCACCCTGGAGATGGGCAAGCCGTTCAGGGAAGCGCACGACATCGAGCTGCGCGCCGCGATCAACACCTTCCGCTGGTACGGGCAGCTGGCCGACAAACTCACCGACGAGTCGCCCCACACCTCCCCCGACGCCCTGGCCCTGGTCACCCGCGAACCGACGGGTGTCGTGGGCGCGGTGGTGCCGTGGAACTTCCCCCTGACACTGGCGAGCTGGAAGGTGGCCCCGGCGCTGGCCGCCGGCTGCACGGTCGTCCTGAAGCCCTCGGAGAACTCCCCGCTGTCCGCCCTGCTGCTGGGCCGGATCGCCACCGAGGCCGGACTGCCGCCGGGCGTCCTCAACGTCGTCACCGGGGACGGGCCGACGGCCGGGCGGGCGATCGGACTGCACCCCGATGTGGACGTGCTGGCCTTCACCGGCTCCACGGCCGTGGGCCGGCACTTCCTGCGCTACGCCGCCGACTCCAACCTCAAGCGGGTCTGGCTGGAGCTGGGCGGCAAGTCGCCGAACATCATCCTCCCCGACGCCCCCGACCTGGAAAAGGCCGCCGCCACCGCCGCCTGGGGCATCTTCTTCAACCAGGGCGAGATGTGCACCGCCCCGTCCCGGCTCCTGGTGCACTCCTCCGTCGCCGAACGCGTCACCGAGGCGATCGTGGCCCGCGCCCGGGAACTGCGCGTCGGCGACCCGCTGGACCCGGCCACCGAGATGGGCGCGCTGGTCCGCGGGGCCCATCTGGAGCGCGTCCTCGGCCACATCGGCACGGGTGTCGCCGAAGGCGCGCGACTGCGAGCGGGCGGCGAGCGCACCCTGACGGACACCGGCGGCAGCTATCTGCGGCCCACCGTCTTCGACCGGGTGGACCCCGGCATGCGGCTGGCCCGCGAGGAGATCTTCGGCCCCGTCCTGTCCGTCCTCACCTTCGACGACCTCGACGAGGCCGTACGGCTGGCCAACGACACCGAGTACGGTCTCGCCGCCGGCCTGTGGACCTCCGACCTGTCCACCGCCCACCAGGTCTCCCGCGCGCTCAGGGCCGGCACGGTCTGGGTCAACTGCTACGAGGAGGGGGATCTGACCGTGCCCTTCGGCGGGATGAGGCAGTCGGGCAACGGCCGCGACAAGTCCGCCCACGCCATCGAGAAGTACACCGAGCTGAAGACCACGTGGATCCAGCTGTGA
- a CDS encoding gamma-glutamyl-gamma-aminobutyrate hydrolase family protein — protein MTRPLIAVPARFSATTSALRYAAEVNARALIEAVWRAGGEPASIHPAAGDVAARLARFDGVLLPGGGDLAPYRYGATDTHDSVYDVDEVQDAFDLEAARAALHSGIPLLAVCRGLQVVNVALGGTLEQDMGGPEREHRHLAHPVALRRGTVLERATGAQKVEASCYHHQRVDRLGEGLEVTARAADGTAEGLELRGAPGWFAAVQWHPEDTAHEDTAQQALFDALVRAAGDRR, from the coding sequence GTGACCCGGCCCCTGATAGCGGTACCCGCCCGCTTCTCCGCCACGACCTCCGCACTGCGGTACGCCGCCGAGGTCAACGCCCGCGCCCTGATCGAGGCCGTCTGGCGGGCGGGCGGCGAACCCGCGAGCATCCACCCCGCCGCCGGCGACGTGGCCGCCCGCCTCGCCCGCTTCGACGGCGTCCTCCTCCCGGGCGGCGGTGACCTCGCCCCGTACCGCTACGGCGCCACGGACACCCACGACAGCGTGTACGACGTCGACGAGGTACAGGACGCCTTCGACCTCGAAGCCGCCCGCGCCGCCCTGCACTCGGGCATCCCCCTGCTGGCGGTCTGCCGGGGCCTGCAGGTCGTCAACGTCGCCCTCGGCGGCACCCTGGAACAGGACATGGGCGGCCCGGAGCGCGAACACCGCCACCTCGCGCACCCGGTGGCGCTCCGGCGCGGAACCGTGCTGGAGCGGGCCACCGGCGCGCAGAAGGTGGAGGCGTCCTGCTACCACCACCAGCGGGTGGACCGGCTGGGCGAGGGTCTGGAGGTCACCGCCCGCGCCGCCGACGGCACCGCGGAAGGACTCGAACTCCGGGGCGCCCCCGGCTGGTTCGCCGCCGTCCAGTGGCACCCCGAGGACACCGCCCACGAGGACACCGCGCAACAGGCCCTCTTCGACGCCCTCGTACGGGCCGCCGGGGACCGACGCTGA